One genomic region from Drosophila ananassae strain 14024-0371.13 chromosome Y unlocalized genomic scaffold, ASM1763931v2 tig00000193, whole genome shotgun sequence encodes:
- the LOC116655411 gene encoding uncharacterized protein LOC116655411, whose product MFVTYYGTTATFRWYGIACLFVLGFFIFVNFYRKEQGFISEIPVTEDPHQVAEETSHLAPHGVPSNPIPRALSNSRLNEMNPNGGPYGTYQTTGGNLDIPGANQHNPFAQ is encoded by the exons ATGTTCGTCACCTATTACGGTACTACTGCTACCTTCCGCTGGTACGGCATAGCTTGTCTCTTCGTCCTTGGATTCTTCATCTTTGTCAACTTCTATCGCAAGGAGCAGGGCTTCATTTCGGAAATTCCAGTTACTGAGGATCCACATCAG GTGGCTGAGGAAACTTCCCATTTGGCTCCTCACGGCGTTCCCAGCAATCCGATTCCACGAGCACTTTCCAACTCCCGGCTGAACGAAATGAATCCCAATGGAGGACCCTACGGAACTTACCAGACAACTGGCGGAAATCTGGACATTCCCGGCGCCAACCAGCACAATCCGTTTGCCCAGTAA